A single Opisthocomus hoazin isolate bOpiHoa1 chromosome 1, bOpiHoa1.hap1, whole genome shotgun sequence DNA region contains:
- the ABHD13 gene encoding protein ABHD13 has product MEKSWMLWTFVKRWLLALASWSWSLCRICLLPLIVTFHLYGGIILLILILVSIAGILYKFQDVLLYFPEQPSSSRLYVPMPTGIPHENIFIKTKDGVLLNLILLRYTGDNAAYSPTIIYFHGNAGNIGHRLPNALLMLVNLKVNLILVDYRGYGKSEGEASEEGLYLDSEAVLDYVMTRSDLDKTKIFLFGRSLGGAVAIHLASENSHRISAIVVENTFLSIPYMASTLFSFFPMRYLPLWCYKNKFLSYRKISQCRMPSLFISGLSDQLIPPVMMKQLYELSPARTKRLAIFPDGTHNDTWQCQGYFTALEQFIKEVIKSHSPEEMAKTSSNVTII; this is encoded by the coding sequence ATGGAAAAGTCATGGATGCTTTGGACCTTTGTTAAAAGATGGCTACTAGCTTTGGCTTCCTGGTCTTGGAGTCTCTGCCGCATTTGTCTTTTACCCTTGATAGTAACTTTTCACTTGTACGGAGGCATTATACTACTTATATTAATACTTGTATCAATAGCAGGTATATTATATAAATTCCAGGATGTGCTGCTTTACTTTCCTGAACAGCCCTCTTCATCACGCCTTTATGTTCCTATGCCTACTGGTATACCACACGAAAATATCTTCATCAAAACCAAAGATGGAGTTCTTCTCAATCTTATTCTGCTGAGATACACAGGGGACAATGCAGCATATTCTCCAACCATCATTTACTTTCATGGGAACGCAGGCAATATTGGCCACAGGTTGCCAAATGCTTTGCTAATGCTGGTAAACCTGAAAGTAAACTTAATTCTTGTCGATTATAGAGGGTATGGAAAAAGTGAAGGAGAAGCAAGTGAAGAAGGTTTGTACTTGGATTCTGAGGCTGTGTTAGACTATGTGATGACTCGGTCTGATCTTgataaaacaaaaatttttctttttggccGTTCCTTGGGGGGAGCAGTAGCTATTCACTTAGCTTCTGAAAATTCTCACAGAATTTCTGCCATCGTGGTGGAGAACACCTTTCTTAGCATCCCGTACATGGCCagcactttgttttctttctttccaatgAGATATCTTCCTTTATGGtgctacaaaaataaatttctgtccTACAGAAAAATCTCTCAGTGCAGAATGCCTTCTCTCTTCATCTCTGGGTTGTCTGACCAGTTAATTCCACCAGTTATGATGAAGCAACTTTATGAATTATCCCCAGCTCGGACTAAGAGATTGGCAATATTTCCTGATGGAACTCATAATGACACTTGGCAGTGCCAGGGTTATTTCACTGCACTTGAACAGTTCATCAAAGAAGTAATAAAGAGTCACTCCCCTGAAGAAATGGCGAAAACATCATCTAACGTAACAATAATATAA